In Sphaeramia orbicularis chromosome 14, fSphaOr1.1, whole genome shotgun sequence, the following are encoded in one genomic region:
- the esama gene encoding endothelial cell adhesion molecule a isoform X2, whose translation MDILYTLAGIGAQIQMPLTKMDVIKGQKAVLVATYSTTPGTDPSTNTILWNFVSNSTQLIISYTKGSIIVGNSPQFKNRVGFTEQNPLNNISLYINNTQESDSGRYLCQVISPTSPGLTAELSLDVKVPPAVPKCSQSGKPVVKGNVTLSCTSGTGKPIPMYKWKKTSPTSEVFFSPTLDEKTGTLKLTNLSSNMSGKYVCTASNSAGSESCFINLEIVSSTNVGMIVGATVGSVVGFLALVAFICLFFVLKRRQDNEDDMANEIKEDAQAPKRVSWAKSGMGSDIISKNGTLSSIASSPHHKEPSHHHNNHHHHLQQYPQRPPSDTASIITATGSTAGYRPSRQQGASTPTHYSYNNNSTLPRGQPFSSDASTSGSSLPRPERYTQLPQAQAPPQTYSQPQAQHQPVPSPPPLPTSALTASNITRMGGVPIMVPAQNQAGSLV comes from the exons ATGGATATCCTCTATACTTTGGCTG GCATAGGGGCTCAGATCCAGATGCCCCTAACCAAAATGGATGTGATCAAGGGTCAGAAGGCGGTGCTGGTTGCCACGTATAGCACAACACCCGGCACCGACCCCAGCACCAACACCATCCTCTGGAACTTTGTCTCCAACAGCACTCAGCTG ATCATCTCCTACACGAAGGGCTCAATAATCGTGGGCAACTCACCCCAGTTTAAGAATCGTGTTGGTTTCACTGAGCAGAACCCCTTAAACAACATATCCCTGTACATCAACAACACCCAGGAGTCGGACTCTGGACGCTACCTCTGCCAGGTCATCAGTCCCACCAGCCCCGGTTTGACCGCAGAGCTCAGTCTTGACGTCAAGG TCCCTCCTGCTGTTCCTAAGTGCTCTCAATCTGGGAAACCTGTGGTGAAGGGGAACGTGACCCTGAGCTGCACGTCCGGCACCGGGAAGCCCATTCCCATGTACAAATGGAAGAAAACCAGCCCCACCTCTGAGGTCTTCTTCTCACCCACGCTTG ATGAGAAGACCGGGACTCTGAAGCTGACCAACCTGAGCAGTAACATGTCGGGGAAGTACGTGTGCACGGCCAGTAACTCAGCCGGCTCCGAGAGCTGCTTCATCAACCTGGAGATCGTCTCAT CTACCAATGTGGGGATGATCGTCGGGGCCACAGTGGGCTCCGTGGTCGGCTTCCTCGCCCTCGTCGCCTTCATCTGTCTTTTCTTCGTGTTGAAGAGGCGGCAAGACAATGAAGACGATATGGCCAATGAAATCAA GGAGGATGCCCAGGCGCCAAAGCGTGTGTCCTGGGCCAAGAGCGGCATGGGTTCGGACATCATCTCCAAGAACGGCACCCTGTCCTCCATCGCCTCCAGCCCACACCACAAGGAGCCCTCGCACCACCacaacaaccaccaccaccacctgcagCAGTACCCCCAGCGCCCCCCTTCGGACACCGCCTCCATCATCACCGCCACGGGCAGCACGGCCGGCTACAGACCGTCCCGGCAGCAGGGCGCCTCCACCCCCACCCACTACAgctacaacaacaacagcacCCTGCCCCGCGGACAGCCCTTCTCCTCCGACGCCAGCACCAGCGGGAGCTCCCTCCCCAGGCCGGAGCGCTACACCCAGCTGCCCCAGGCCCAGGCGCCGCCCCAGACCTACAGCCAGCCTCAGGCGCAGCATCAGCCGGTGCCCTCCCCACCGCCGCTGCCCACCTCCGCCCTCACAGCCTCCAACATCACCCGGATGGGAGGGGTTCCCATCATGGTGCCTGCACAGAACCAGGCCGGATCTCTAGTCTAA
- the esama gene encoding endothelial cell adhesion molecule a isoform X1 produces MEVYTTWRKLTLLCFTFLCGLTGIGAQIQMPLTKMDVIKGQKAVLVATYSTTPGTDPSTNTILWNFVSNSTQLIISYTKGSIIVGNSPQFKNRVGFTEQNPLNNISLYINNTQESDSGRYLCQVISPTSPGLTAELSLDVKVPPAVPKCSQSGKPVVKGNVTLSCTSGTGKPIPMYKWKKTSPTSEVFFSPTLDEKTGTLKLTNLSSNMSGKYVCTASNSAGSESCFINLEIVSSTNVGMIVGATVGSVVGFLALVAFICLFFVLKRRQDNEDDMANEIKEDAQAPKRVSWAKSGMGSDIISKNGTLSSIASSPHHKEPSHHHNNHHHHLQQYPQRPPSDTASIITATGSTAGYRPSRQQGASTPTHYSYNNNSTLPRGQPFSSDASTSGSSLPRPERYTQLPQAQAPPQTYSQPQAQHQPVPSPPPLPTSALTASNITRMGGVPIMVPAQNQAGSLV; encoded by the exons GCATAGGGGCTCAGATCCAGATGCCCCTAACCAAAATGGATGTGATCAAGGGTCAGAAGGCGGTGCTGGTTGCCACGTATAGCACAACACCCGGCACCGACCCCAGCACCAACACCATCCTCTGGAACTTTGTCTCCAACAGCACTCAGCTG ATCATCTCCTACACGAAGGGCTCAATAATCGTGGGCAACTCACCCCAGTTTAAGAATCGTGTTGGTTTCACTGAGCAGAACCCCTTAAACAACATATCCCTGTACATCAACAACACCCAGGAGTCGGACTCTGGACGCTACCTCTGCCAGGTCATCAGTCCCACCAGCCCCGGTTTGACCGCAGAGCTCAGTCTTGACGTCAAGG TCCCTCCTGCTGTTCCTAAGTGCTCTCAATCTGGGAAACCTGTGGTGAAGGGGAACGTGACCCTGAGCTGCACGTCCGGCACCGGGAAGCCCATTCCCATGTACAAATGGAAGAAAACCAGCCCCACCTCTGAGGTCTTCTTCTCACCCACGCTTG ATGAGAAGACCGGGACTCTGAAGCTGACCAACCTGAGCAGTAACATGTCGGGGAAGTACGTGTGCACGGCCAGTAACTCAGCCGGCTCCGAGAGCTGCTTCATCAACCTGGAGATCGTCTCAT CTACCAATGTGGGGATGATCGTCGGGGCCACAGTGGGCTCCGTGGTCGGCTTCCTCGCCCTCGTCGCCTTCATCTGTCTTTTCTTCGTGTTGAAGAGGCGGCAAGACAATGAAGACGATATGGCCAATGAAATCAA GGAGGATGCCCAGGCGCCAAAGCGTGTGTCCTGGGCCAAGAGCGGCATGGGTTCGGACATCATCTCCAAGAACGGCACCCTGTCCTCCATCGCCTCCAGCCCACACCACAAGGAGCCCTCGCACCACCacaacaaccaccaccaccacctgcagCAGTACCCCCAGCGCCCCCCTTCGGACACCGCCTCCATCATCACCGCCACGGGCAGCACGGCCGGCTACAGACCGTCCCGGCAGCAGGGCGCCTCCACCCCCACCCACTACAgctacaacaacaacagcacCCTGCCCCGCGGACAGCCCTTCTCCTCCGACGCCAGCACCAGCGGGAGCTCCCTCCCCAGGCCGGAGCGCTACACCCAGCTGCCCCAGGCCCAGGCGCCGCCCCAGACCTACAGCCAGCCTCAGGCGCAGCATCAGCCGGTGCCCTCCCCACCGCCGCTGCCCACCTCCGCCCTCACAGCCTCCAACATCACCCGGATGGGAGGGGTTCCCATCATGGTGCCTGCACAGAACCAGGCCGGATCTCTAGTCTAA